The following proteins are encoded in a genomic region of Sparus aurata chromosome 23, fSpaAur1.1, whole genome shotgun sequence:
- the LOC115574941 gene encoding GDP-L-fucose synthase-like isoform X2: MKENLHFLRDNLRINDNLLQTAHEMDVVKVVSCLSSCIFPDKTTYPIDETMIHNGPPHDSNFGYSYAKRMIDVQNRGYFQQHGRHYTAAIPTNVVGPYDNFNIENGHVLSALINRTHKAKVEGTSLTVCGTGAARRQFIYSLDVGRLLVWVLREYEEIEPIILSVGEEDEISIKDAVEMIAEALDFKGEIKYDTSLSDGQLRKTASNAKLRRYRPDFNFTPVKEAIKLTCDWFLANYDIARK; this comes from the exons ATGAAGGAGAACCTGCACTTTCTG AGGGACAACCTCAGAATCAACGACAACTTACTGCAAACAGCCCATGAGATGGACGTCGTCAAGGTTGTGTCATGCCTGTCCAGTTGTATTTTCCCTGACAAAACCACATACCCCATTGATGAGACTATG ATACACAATGGACCACCGCATGACTCTAATTTTGGATACTCCTATGCTAAAAGAATGATTGATGTTCAGAACAG GGGATACTTCCAGCAGCATGGTCGTCATTACACAGCTGCCATTCCAACCAATGTGGTCGGTCCATACGACAACTTCAACATAGAGAATGGTCACGTGCTGTCTGCGCTCATAAACAGGACACACAAAGCCAAAG TGGAAGGGACGTCGTTGACTGTGTGTGGCACTGGAGCTGCAAGAAGACAGTTCATTTACTCCCTG GACGTGGGCCGTCTGCTTGTTTGGGTCCTGAGAGAATATGAGGAAATTGAGCCGATTATCCTCTCTG TGGGCGAAGAGGATGAGATCTCCATCAAAGACGCTGTGGAAATGATCGCAGAGGCTCTGGACTTCAAGGGTGAAATAAAG TATGACACGAGCCTGTCGGACGGCCAGCTCAGGAAGACAGCCAGCAATGCCAAGCTAAGACGCTACCGTCCAGACTTCAACTTTACGCCCGTTAAAGAAG CTATAAAGCTGACATGTGATTGGTTCCTGGCCAACTATGACATTGCCCGGAAATGA
- the LOC115574941 gene encoding GDP-L-fucose synthase-like isoform X1 — protein MPIPVYQLKEQPAQIEKMESDTKVGPVRVLVTGGSGLLGKAIEHVVMNEGLKREGEEWIFLSSKDADLVDLKQTRDVFEKYRPTHVIHLAAKVGGLFQHMKENLHFLRDNLRINDNLLQTAHEMDVVKVVSCLSSCIFPDKTTYPIDETMIHNGPPHDSNFGYSYAKRMIDVQNRGYFQQHGRHYTAAIPTNVVGPYDNFNIENGHVLSALINRTHKAKVEGTSLTVCGTGAARRQFIYSLDVGRLLVWVLREYEEIEPIILSVGEEDEISIKDAVEMIAEALDFKGEIKYDTSLSDGQLRKTASNAKLRRYRPDFNFTPVKEAIKLTCDWFLANYDIARK, from the exons ATGCCAATCCCAGTTTATCAACTCAAAG AACAACCAGCACAAATAGAGAAGATGGAGTCGGACACCAAAGTGGGGCCAGTGCGTGTGCTGGTGACTGGTGGATCTGGGCTGCTGGGCAAAGCCATTGAGCATGTGGTGATGAATGAAGGTCTGAAACGGGAGGGAGAGGAATGGATCTTTCTCTCTTCCAAGGATGCTGATCTTGT AGATCTTAAGCAGACCAGAGATGTTTTCGAGAAGTATCGTCCGACTCATGTCATCCACCTCGCTGCAAAAGTTGGGGGACTCTTTCAACACATGAAGGAGAACCTGCACTTTCTG AGGGACAACCTCAGAATCAACGACAACTTACTGCAAACAGCCCATGAGATGGACGTCGTCAAGGTTGTGTCATGCCTGTCCAGTTGTATTTTCCCTGACAAAACCACATACCCCATTGATGAGACTATG ATACACAATGGACCACCGCATGACTCTAATTTTGGATACTCCTATGCTAAAAGAATGATTGATGTTCAGAACAG GGGATACTTCCAGCAGCATGGTCGTCATTACACAGCTGCCATTCCAACCAATGTGGTCGGTCCATACGACAACTTCAACATAGAGAATGGTCACGTGCTGTCTGCGCTCATAAACAGGACACACAAAGCCAAAG TGGAAGGGACGTCGTTGACTGTGTGTGGCACTGGAGCTGCAAGAAGACAGTTCATTTACTCCCTG GACGTGGGCCGTCTGCTTGTTTGGGTCCTGAGAGAATATGAGGAAATTGAGCCGATTATCCTCTCTG TGGGCGAAGAGGATGAGATCTCCATCAAAGACGCTGTGGAAATGATCGCAGAGGCTCTGGACTTCAAGGGTGAAATAAAG TATGACACGAGCCTGTCGGACGGCCAGCTCAGGAAGACAGCCAGCAATGCCAAGCTAAGACGCTACCGTCCAGACTTCAACTTTACGCCCGTTAAAGAAG CTATAAAGCTGACATGTGATTGGTTCCTGGCCAACTATGACATTGCCCGGAAATGA